In one Perca fluviatilis chromosome 7, GENO_Pfluv_1.0, whole genome shotgun sequence genomic region, the following are encoded:
- the LOC120562508 gene encoding cilia- and flagella-associated protein 251-like: MLPGGFLGGSWPGEKMPGARPGVHRGLEGGAESLLVEEALELWTNRVWLSHVNAAARRHKALTRLEKLPHVWKTSFHLTGVLSRTLTETLLGADAYGAESPELLELEDEEETEEEEEEEEEGGGGGGGGGEEETKEDREEKEMEEEGKETTEDTMKDSEEAEEEETTTAGEGKDTIQSVEDSKETEEVGKETTTTKEGKDAIKDGKETEEVGKETTTTKEGKDAIKDDKETEEEREETRTTKEGKDAIRDCKETEEVGKETTTTKEGKDAIKDDKETEEVGKETTTTKEGKDGIKDDKETEEEARPEKEERDEALGDEKETREDAKTLEEDSEEEGKETEEDRREGSKERRETRIVIGEEVGDEWKITVKSRGAEGDEDEEDL, encoded by the exons ATGTTGCCGGGCGGCTTCTTGGGCGGCAGCTGGCCTGGAGAGAAGATGCCGGGCGCCCGGCCGGGAGTTCATCGCGGGCTGGAAGGCGGCGCCGAGAGTCTGCTGGTGGAGGAGGCGTTGGAGCTGTGGACCAACAGAGTCTGGCTGAGCCACGTCAACGCTGCTGCTCGGCGCCACAag GCGCTGACGCGTCTGGAGAAGCTGCCGCACGTCTGGAAGACCTCCTTCCATCTGACGGGGGTTCTGTCGAG GACTCTGACGGAGACGCTGCTCGGCGCCGATGCTTATGGCGCCGAGTCTCCAGAACTCCTGGAGCTGGAAGacgaagaggagacagaggaggaggaagaagaagaagaagaaggaggaggaggaggaggaggaggaggagaagaggagacaaaagaggacagagaagagaaggagatggaagaggaagggaaggaaacAACGGAGGACACGATGAAAGACAGcgaggaggcggaggaggag gAAACAACAACCGCAGGAGAGGGAAAGGACACAATCCAAAGTGTGGAAGACAGcaaggagacagaggaggtagGGAAGGAAACGACGACAACAAAAGAAGGAAAGGACGCAATCAAAGACGGcaaggagacagaggaggtagGGAAGGAAACGACGACAACAAAAGAAGGAAAGGACGCAATCAAAGACGacaaggagacagaggaggaaaggGAGGAGACGAGAACAACAAAAGAAGGAAAGGACGCAATCAGAGACTGcaaggagacagaggaggtagGGAAGGAAACGACGACAACAAAAGAAGGAAAGGACGCAATCAAAGACGacaaggagacagaggaggtagGAAAGGAAACGACGACAACAAAAGAAGGAAAGGACGGAATCAAAGACGacaaggagacagaggaggaggctcggccggagaaagaggaaagggaCGAAGCTCTGGGAGACGAGAAGGAGACGAGAGAGGACGCTAAGACGCTGGAGGAAGACAGcgaggaggaaggaaaggagacgGAGGAGGACAGGAGGGAAGGGAGCAAGGAGAGACGGGAGACGAGGATAGTGATCGGAGAGGAGGTGGGCGATGAGTGGAAGATAACGGTGAAGAGCCGCGGCGCCGAGGGAGACGAAGACGAAGAGGACCTCTAG